The proteins below are encoded in one region of Neisseria bacilliformis:
- a CDS encoding phage minor head protein codes for MKLSAPSDKDIILKPIQPNLGVEAAYRKSLKKLLREMRADVLGLLERHYPKGIAQDGLTDGLQAALFALLRYWLARLDKLAPQIAEVFANQSASHTERAFQTALREAGFTVRFRATAQQQTALQAVLGGNVSLIRSIGQQYLSRVEESVWRSVNAGYDMAQLTRELRKDYGISERRAAFIARDQTNKAKAAIEKARRQELGITEAIWMHSHAGKEPRPSHVAANGKRFDVSKGMYLDGKWVQPGEEINCRCTSRAVIKGFNT; via the coding sequence ATGAAACTGTCCGCCCCGTCCGATAAAGACATCATCCTCAAGCCGATACAGCCCAACCTGGGCGTAGAGGCCGCCTACCGCAAAAGCCTGAAAAAGCTGTTGCGCGAAATGCGCGCTGACGTGCTGGGCTTGCTTGAACGGCACTACCCGAAAGGCATCGCCCAAGACGGCCTGACGGACGGCTTGCAGGCTGCTTTATTCGCCCTGTTGCGTTATTGGCTGGCACGGCTGGACAAACTCGCCCCGCAAATCGCCGAGGTATTTGCCAATCAAAGTGCAAGCCACACAGAGAGAGCCTTTCAGACGGCCTTGCGGGAGGCGGGCTTTACCGTCCGGTTCCGTGCCACAGCGCAGCAGCAAACCGCCTTGCAGGCCGTATTGGGCGGCAACGTCTCGCTTATCCGCTCCATCGGCCAGCAATACCTAAGCCGCGTGGAAGAGAGCGTATGGCGCAGCGTGAATGCAGGCTACGACATGGCGCAACTGACCCGCGAACTGCGCAAAGACTACGGCATCAGCGAACGCCGCGCCGCCTTTATCGCGCGAGACCAAACCAACAAAGCCAAGGCAGCCATTGAAAAGGCACGGCGGCAGGAACTGGGCATCACGGAAGCTATATGGATGCACTCCCACGCAGGCAAAGAGCCTCGCCCAAGCCATGTTGCCGCCAACGGCAAACGGTTCGATGTGAGCAAAGGCATGTATCTGGACGGCAAATGGGTACAGCCCGGAGAGGAAATCAACTGCCGTTGTACGAGCCGCGCCGTGATTAAAGGATTCAACACATGA
- a CDS encoding anti-CBASS protein Acb1 family protein: protein MSKKKKHTDKAMRRALQRLPEKQPASYSLDFPSLPDGVKPNGIAMDSSPLGNFGADCFFGTGFIGYPRLAELAQISEYRSVSETTANEMTRQWIEIKSVGEEDNSEAIKQIEECYERLNVRDVFRKAIETDGLFGRGQILVQIKDHDGKLANPLLLTEKTIAKGSLKALVNIEPMWTTPAPYNAIDPTLPDFYKPKAWYVMAQEIHASRLFTLISRPVPDMLKPAYNFGGVSMTQLMMPYVERWLRTVDSVSDLLHSFSLSGIKTDMSAILSGSDDGDTNIMLRAELYNRLRDNRGLMLLSKDEEEFFQFNTPLSGLDALLAQSQEQMAAPSHTPLVKLLGITPSGLNASTEGEIAVYYDHIRAMQENLLRDPLDKLLKLVQLHLFGKVNDNITFDFVPLQQMSETELSTIRKSDTDRDVAYIQAGVVSAEEVRGRLASEPDSGYNGIDVEDVPEMPDDGFSDGLNDGEGGEGGDPADPKPEPAQDAAEWDESKHPRAENGQFGEGRDTNDSQPESGNTAAQQAAVSVSGSELGSFTETKDLRKAAMQYARDNFVGKSYTNKDSGHEIQVTWQGIKHAAAGANAAELTIMAKLDELLIHAKKDGEAVPDYKGRAHIISAQKYKAVVDLDGESLNIGIVTLKKHSGHEHYDHFIIKDE, encoded by the coding sequence ATGAGCAAAAAGAAAAAACACACCGACAAGGCCATGCGCCGCGCCCTGCAAAGGCTGCCTGAAAAGCAGCCTGCATCATACAGCTTGGATTTTCCCAGCCTGCCGGACGGCGTGAAGCCAAACGGTATAGCGATGGACAGCAGCCCCTTAGGAAACTTCGGGGCTGATTGTTTTTTCGGCACCGGCTTTATCGGTTATCCGCGCTTGGCCGAGTTGGCGCAGATTTCCGAATACCGCAGCGTGAGCGAAACCACCGCCAATGAAATGACCCGCCAATGGATAGAAATCAAATCCGTGGGCGAAGAAGACAACAGCGAGGCCATCAAGCAGATTGAGGAATGCTACGAGCGGCTGAACGTGCGAGATGTGTTCCGCAAGGCCATTGAAACAGACGGCCTGTTCGGACGCGGCCAGATACTGGTGCAAATCAAAGACCACGACGGCAAATTGGCCAATCCGCTGCTCTTGACCGAAAAAACCATTGCCAAAGGCAGCCTGAAAGCTTTGGTGAACATCGAACCGATGTGGACGACCCCTGCGCCGTACAACGCCATCGACCCTACCCTGCCCGACTTCTACAAGCCGAAGGCATGGTATGTGATGGCGCAGGAAATCCATGCCAGCCGACTGTTTACCCTGATTTCCCGCCCCGTGCCGGATATGCTCAAACCCGCCTACAACTTCGGCGGCGTGAGCATGACCCAGCTCATGATGCCCTATGTGGAACGCTGGCTGCGTACTGTGGATTCCGTCAGCGACCTGCTGCACAGCTTTTCCTTGTCCGGCATCAAAACCGACATGAGCGCGATACTGAGCGGCAGCGACGACGGCGACACCAACATTATGCTCCGTGCCGAACTGTACAACCGTTTGCGCGACAATCGCGGCCTGATGCTGTTGAGCAAAGACGAAGAAGAGTTCTTCCAGTTCAATACCCCGCTGTCCGGCTTGGATGCGCTGCTTGCCCAATCGCAGGAGCAAATGGCCGCCCCCAGCCATACGCCGCTGGTGAAGCTGCTCGGCATCACGCCAAGCGGCCTGAATGCCAGCACGGAGGGCGAGATTGCCGTTTACTACGACCACATCCGCGCCATGCAGGAAAACCTGCTGCGCGATCCGCTGGATAAGTTGCTCAAGCTGGTGCAACTGCACCTGTTCGGCAAAGTAAACGACAACATCACGTTCGACTTTGTGCCTTTGCAGCAGATGAGCGAAACCGAGCTTTCCACCATCCGCAAATCCGACACCGACCGCGATGTGGCCTACATTCAGGCCGGCGTAGTATCGGCGGAGGAAGTACGCGGTCGGCTGGCAAGCGAGCCGGACAGCGGTTACAACGGCATTGATGTAGAAGATGTGCCTGAAATGCCCGATGACGGCTTTTCAGACGGCCTGAATGACGGCGAAGGGGGAGAGGGCGGAGACCCTGCCGACCCAAAGCCTGAACCTGCCCAAGATGCCGCCGAATGGGACGAGAGCAAGCATCCACGTGCGGAGAATGGGCAGTTCGGGGAAGGCAGGGATACCAATGACAGTCAGCCTGAAAGCGGAAACACAGCAGCACAACAGGCTGCTGTTTCTGTATCGGGCAGTGAATTGGGCAGCTTTACCGAGACCAAAGACCTACGCAAAGCCGCTATGCAGTACGCCCGCGATAACTTTGTCGGCAAAAGCTACACCAACAAAGACAGCGGTCATGAGATACAGGTTACTTGGCAGGGCATTAAACATGCCGCAGCTGGCGCGAATGCCGCCGAATTAACCATCATGGCGAAGCTGGACGAACTGCTCATTCATGCCAAGAAAGATGGTGAAGCCGTGCCTGATTACAAAGGACGTGCACACATTATTTCGGCACAGAAATATAAGGCAGTAGTAGATTTGGATGGAGAGAGTTTGAATATTGGGATTGTTACCTTGAAGAAGCATTCAGGCCATGAACATTATGACCATTTCATTATCAAGGACGAATGA
- a CDS encoding major capsid family protein, with the protein MNTLQQLERDAGIVFMGGGKKLMNEQVQAALAMDAQPALTTAGNSGIPAWMLTYVDPKLIEVALQPMKAAEIFGEVKKGDWTTETAMFMLVEPTGEVSSYGDYNNNGVSGANVNFPQRQSYHYQVFTRWGEREVARAGEAKIDYVNRVNQASVNALNRFQNKSYLFGIKGLQNYGILNDPSLPAATAAAQTWATATGEQVYESIRKLFQKLLQQTGGLIDMNTPLLLVCSPTASVELTKTNQYNVNVTDQLKKNFPNLRIETVPEYSAASGEMVQLIVEELDGQRTLECGFTEKLRAHNMVLEASSIKQKKSQGTWGAIIYRPFCIASMTVS; encoded by the coding sequence ATGAATACCTTGCAACAACTCGAACGCGATGCCGGCATCGTCTTTATGGGCGGCGGCAAAAAGCTGATGAACGAACAGGTGCAGGCTGCTTTGGCGATGGACGCGCAGCCCGCGCTGACCACCGCCGGCAACAGCGGCATTCCTGCATGGATGCTGACCTATGTCGATCCGAAACTGATTGAAGTCGCCCTTCAGCCGATGAAGGCCGCCGAAATCTTCGGCGAAGTGAAAAAAGGCGATTGGACGACCGAAACCGCCATGTTCATGCTGGTAGAACCTACCGGCGAAGTCTCCAGCTACGGCGACTACAACAACAACGGTGTGAGCGGTGCCAACGTCAATTTCCCACAACGCCAAAGCTACCATTACCAAGTGTTCACCCGCTGGGGCGAGCGCGAAGTGGCACGCGCAGGCGAAGCGAAGATTGACTATGTAAACCGCGTCAATCAGGCCAGCGTGAATGCCTTGAACCGCTTCCAGAACAAATCCTATCTGTTCGGTATCAAAGGTTTGCAGAACTACGGCATCCTCAACGACCCGAGCCTGCCGGCCGCCACCGCTGCCGCCCAAACATGGGCAACCGCCACCGGCGAGCAAGTGTACGAATCCATCCGCAAGCTGTTCCAAAAACTGTTGCAGCAAACCGGCGGCCTGATTGATATGAACACACCGCTCCTGCTGGTGTGCAGCCCGACTGCCAGCGTTGAACTGACCAAAACCAACCAGTACAACGTCAATGTTACCGACCAGTTGAAAAAGAACTTCCCCAACCTGCGCATCGAAACCGTGCCGGAATACTCCGCCGCATCGGGCGAGATGGTGCAGCTGATTGTGGAAGAGTTGGACGGCCAGCGTACGTTGGAATGCGGTTTCACCGAAAAACTGCGTGCGCACAACATGGTTTTGGAAGCCTCCAGCATCAAGCAGAAGAAATCACAGGGCACATGGGGCGCGATTATCTATCGCCCATTTTGCATTGCTTCCATGACGGTGAGCTAA
- a CDS encoding KilA-N domain-containing protein, with translation MNAIAISNVAIRQTENNLYNLNDLHKASGGEKRHELTNWLKLQQTTELIDELSKPGIPGLEENQQVIQVVKGGNKRGTYACKELVYAYATWISAKFFLQVIRTFDAVISGSLTPRKALLSGLTHEQQAEVKALHNILIQSVPFEKQKALAITLWSAVKSKFKVGYKDVPPEQFPEVLSLMARVAVEKGVLYGELLDKQPAPVLPVLDDETVLAFGRLLVHAQDMRLFVNRYLPAFQNLGIDGRGSLWSFVHDTEPTFAAVRRFMAAQSVHSGFFARDWAWVQSRILSTAQAF, from the coding sequence ATGAACGCAATCGCAATCTCTAATGTGGCTATCCGCCAAACCGAAAACAACCTTTACAATTTGAATGACTTGCACAAAGCCAGCGGCGGCGAAAAACGCCATGAACTGACAAATTGGCTGAAATTGCAACAAACTACTGAATTAATTGATGAATTGTCCAAACCTGGAATTCCAGGTTTGGAAGAAAATCAACAAGTTATCCAAGTTGTTAAAGGCGGCAACAAACGCGGCACTTACGCCTGCAAAGAATTGGTGTATGCCTACGCCACTTGGATTAGTGCCAAATTCTTTTTACAGGTTATCCGAACCTTCGATGCCGTAATTTCAGGTAGCCTGACACCTCGCAAAGCCCTGCTGTCAGGTTTAACCCACGAGCAACAGGCGGAAGTCAAAGCCCTGCACAATATCCTGATCCAGTCCGTGCCGTTCGAGAAACAGAAGGCTTTGGCGATTACCCTGTGGAGCGCGGTTAAGTCCAAATTCAAAGTCGGCTACAAAGACGTGCCGCCCGAACAGTTCCCCGAAGTGTTGAGCCTGATGGCGCGGGTGGCGGTGGAAAAAGGCGTGCTGTACGGCGAATTGTTGGACAAGCAGCCTGCACCTGTTTTGCCTGTATTGGACGATGAAACGGTTTTGGCATTCGGCAGGCTGTTGGTCCACGCGCAGGATATGCGCCTGTTTGTGAACCGTTATCTGCCTGCATTCCAAAACTTGGGTATTGACGGCAGGGGTTCGCTGTGGAGCTTCGTTCATGACACCGAACCGACTTTTGCGGCGGTGCGCCGTTTCATGGCCGCCCAATCGGTGCATTCAGGCTTCTTCGCCCGTGATTGGGCGTGGGTGCAAAGCCGCATATTAAGCACCGCC
- a CDS encoding structural cement protein Gp24, whose amino-acid sequence MSFQKAVQPYQAPAVAGDFAAHNPNASMLAGEGALVSGTDGVTVGVFAWADAEGKVSNKKTAGARIGFVHREQQASITAYLAEHGNQILPGQIITLAVAGDFWAHFPAGAEIGQNVFAKDDDGTLKASAAATETGHTLTRFKVASKAAAGELAKITTWE is encoded by the coding sequence ATGTCATTCCAAAAAGCAGTCCAACCTTACCAAGCCCCCGCCGTTGCGGGGGATTTTGCCGCCCACAACCCGAACGCTTCCATGCTGGCGGGCGAAGGCGCGCTCGTCAGCGGCACGGACGGCGTAACCGTCGGCGTGTTTGCCTGGGCGGATGCCGAGGGCAAAGTGTCCAACAAGAAAACCGCCGGCGCACGCATCGGCTTTGTCCACCGCGAACAGCAGGCCAGCATCACCGCCTATCTGGCGGAACACGGCAACCAAATCCTGCCCGGCCAAATTATTACGTTGGCCGTGGCAGGCGACTTCTGGGCGCATTTCCCCGCCGGTGCCGAAATCGGCCAAAACGTGTTCGCCAAAGACGACGACGGCACATTGAAAGCCTCTGCCGCCGCCACCGAAACCGGCCACACCCTGACCCGATTCAAAGTGGCTTCCAAAGCCGCAGCGGGTGAACTGGCCAAAATCACCACATGGGAGTAA
- a CDS encoding DUF2213 domain-containing protein: protein MNTQQRAILSKARRLLAMDAEWDESKHPRAENGQFGSGRPSENGRLNLPENPTRGDLRRAAKQWLSENLQGKTIPTSDGKKVTFNRNDSTDHLSFNASRSKLHAQAVTFVADVFQTGKFIGREELAHERKDNFVAFHKYQKQVEIDSYRVLLEAAAGELPNGELEAVDEMIAYNQRLAGKEKVGNAPASIETAKDSDQAAGFVSYADNHTPFAEDGQAPETVGYIRIMKITDQKGRDVTGTYDEGRLSIAQDRSLRSYDQDGRLHVESSNISKATVNPYYGSEIPNYQQLGLDPKKVYYLLRDPEELEKAAPTFNNLPLLSKHIPVSADEPQKEVIAGTTGSDTVFKDGYLKCSLAVWDAEAIAGIESGEQVELSSAYHYTADMTAGEFEGRYYDGVMRDIVGNHVALVDVGRAGRDVVVSDSDPFYERKTMKLKAGAKARIQAAVQPLLAQDAELSPDELLQVIGSLTNEVQTAEDDGEDLPPENVENVGTDEDEPEDGENNPTPAEPEEPAEDEEPEAPEGGAPKPAQDAAISKMAMDAAIKRAVEAERKRSQALATAQREVAHIVGDVAMDNAADVYKFALEQSGIDVTGVHPSAYRAMVGMLGKPKQPMAQDAAKTAEQFPGLSRIRKA from the coding sequence ATGAATACGCAACAGAGAGCCATTTTGAGTAAAGCCCGCCGATTGTTGGCGATGGATGCCGAATGGGACGAATCCAAACATCCAAGGGCGGAGAATGGGCAATTCGGCAGCGGCAGGCCGTCTGAAAACGGCAGATTAAACCTGCCTGAAAATCCGACACGGGGCGATTTGCGCCGCGCAGCCAAGCAATGGCTATCCGAAAACCTACAAGGTAAAACAATCCCCACATCAGACGGCAAAAAAGTAACTTTCAACCGTAACGACAGCACAGACCATCTTAGCTTTAATGCCAGCCGTTCAAAGCTGCACGCACAGGCAGTTACATTTGTTGCCGATGTGTTTCAGACGGGTAAGTTTATCGGCAGGGAAGAGCTTGCACATGAAAGAAAAGATAATTTCGTTGCTTTCCACAAATATCAAAAACAAGTGGAGATTGACAGTTATCGGGTGTTATTGGAAGCCGCAGCGGGAGAGTTGCCCAACGGAGAATTGGAAGCGGTAGATGAGATGATTGCCTATAACCAGCGTTTGGCAGGCAAAGAAAAAGTAGGAAACGCGCCTGCAAGCATTGAAACCGCAAAAGACAGCGACCAAGCGGCGGGTTTTGTTTCCTACGCTGATAATCATACTCCCTTTGCCGAAGACGGACAAGCACCCGAAACAGTAGGCTATATACGCATTATGAAGATAACTGACCAAAAAGGGCGTGATGTAACAGGAACCTATGACGAAGGCCGCCTATCCATCGCCCAAGACCGCTCCCTGCGCTCCTACGACCAAGACGGCAGGCTGCACGTTGAAAGCTCCAACATCAGCAAGGCCACGGTAAACCCCTACTATGGAAGCGAAATCCCCAATTACCAACAACTGGGGCTTGACCCGAAAAAGGTTTACTACCTGCTGCGGGACCCTGAAGAGTTGGAAAAGGCCGCGCCGACCTTCAACAACCTGCCTTTATTGAGCAAGCACATTCCCGTTTCTGCCGACGAACCGCAGAAAGAAGTGATTGCAGGCACGACCGGCAGCGATACCGTGTTCAAAGACGGCTACCTGAAATGTTCGCTGGCCGTATGGGACGCCGAAGCCATCGCCGGTATTGAGAGCGGTGAGCAGGTGGAGCTATCCAGCGCGTACCACTACACCGCCGACATGACCGCAGGCGAATTTGAAGGCAGGTATTACGACGGCGTGATGCGCGATATTGTCGGAAACCATGTAGCCCTTGTCGATGTGGGTCGGGCGGGGCGTGATGTTGTAGTAAGCGATTCTGACCCATTTTACGAAAGGAAAACCATGAAACTGAAAGCAGGCGCGAAAGCGCGTATTCAGGCAGCCGTGCAGCCTTTATTGGCGCAGGATGCCGAATTGAGCCCCGATGAACTGTTGCAGGTTATCGGCTCGCTCACCAACGAAGTGCAGACGGCGGAGGACGACGGCGAAGATTTGCCGCCCGAAAACGTCGAGAATGTCGGCACGGACGAAGACGAACCGGAGGACGGCGAAAACAACCCCACCCCCGCCGAGCCGGAAGAACCCGCCGAAGACGAAGAGCCGGAAGCCCCCGAAGGCGGCGCACCCAAGCCCGCACAAGATGCCGCCATTTCCAAAATGGCGATGGATGCGGCCATCAAACGCGCCGTAGAAGCCGAACGGAAACGTTCGCAGGCTTTGGCAACGGCACAACGCGAAGTGGCGCATATTGTCGGCGATGTGGCGATGGACAATGCGGCGGACGTGTACAAGTTCGCGCTCGAACAGAGCGGCATTGACGTAACCGGCGTACATCCTTCCGCCTACCGCGCCATGGTCGGTATGTTGGGCAAACCCAAACAGCCGATGGCGCAAGATGCGGCTAAAACCGCCGAACAGTTCCCCGGTTTATCACGAATCAGAAAGGCTTAA